TTAATTAGACCTGGTTTATGGATTAATGTATATGCATATAGCTACAACTGACAATACAATATATACTTATATATAGAACACTGCCATTTAACTGATTAAACTTTGATATGGTGATAttccaaatcatcctctttctcGAACTTCTTATTCTTACCAAAAACCATTTGGCCTGCATGATTCAGCTGTGCAACCATGACAAGTGCCCATAATAAGAACAGTGCTAGGAATATTAGAAAATAAAATGCAAAATTCTCATAGAGATGGAAACGGAACATTTCAATCCACGACCTGTCGTAGACTTCACTCGTTAGGGCCAAATCATAATTGAAGAACCCCAGCCCATATTTCAGGATGGGTTTGTATCCTCCATCATCCGTAAAAGTCTCCAAATTAAGCACATAACTCAGGTCCCCGGTGTCCTGGTATGCGTGTTCGTGCAATAACACTGCATCGATTGGAGGTGGAATCATTGGGCGAAGTACGGGCTCACACCTGCTTTATGTCATCGAAATTTTATCATGTTATTGATAATTATTTTGTTTGTATTAAATTCACACAGTAAATAGAAAACTTAGTACGAATGTTTGAGTCTTGACAATAACATACTTAAAACCAACTTCAATATATCAATCAATGATCGATAAGATCTTATTAGACTTGGTTACTTAAATTATAAACTCACAAAAAGGTCATCGCTAACATGCAAGTGATAACTGTTACTTGAATGACCAGTCAATCACATAAATTATATACTGCTCAGTAACACaaccatcatcattacGGCAACAAGATCATTTTATCCTGCTTGGTAATCCTGCGTGGTAATGTAATGAAATGCTAATATTAATGCTGCCGACTAGCTTGCTTCTAAACTGCTTGATCTGCTTAAACCACAGAGATTGTCTAGCAAAAGTATTTTTAACGGTAAACTCCTCCGTAGCGTTATGATCCAATACATtcagctcttctttggtgaaTATCTTGGGGAACACCATCCGTATAATGACCGTTAGTAACAGAACCAGTGGGAATCCAATAGCTGCTATGGTGTTTGTAATGGCAAACTCACCGACGAATCCGGCAAGACTAAAGCACAAAAATATCACgagtttctttcttgaaacGTGGTTTAGGATAGATTGAGGGTCCCTTTTCTTAGTTTCTGTGAACAGGCAAAGTATCCTGGCGATGATTTCATTGTGCAGCAAACCTTCGATACCCATTATGAAAAATAATCCCGATAATACTGCCTGTGGGATTTGACCCAAACATACCAGAAGTGGACGGGTCATTGTACCAATGGCCATCAAACCTTGGACAGTGTTGGTAAACCTTTGTTCCACGCATCTGGCAACCTTACCATTTTCATCGTGAACTAACAAAGACTCTGTATGCAATGGAGCTTGTGGAATCAACCCGTTTGGTGCTGGGATCCCCAACACTCCGCTTACTCCTGTAGTTATGCCTAAAAGTGCAAAATCGTAATGAAATGATGCATTCTTTTTGAGTTTGTACTCGAATCTCTGTGCCATcagagaagaaacattGTGGtcaaaataaaataaaagaGTTAAGATGATTCCAAATGGAAGAGCAATGAAAACGTCTTTCACAGGTATTTTTTGGTAGGCCAGCCACGTTGAAGCATTTCTATTAACTTTGTCAGTTGGGTAGAAAGATTTCGAGATTGGAACCTTTTGGAAATGAACATCATCTAGATAGCCTCCAAAATGAGTAAAAGCGGACCAAAACAATACTGATAATGGGGTTGAATAGTCTGCAATAAATATCCGCAATCTATGAGTTAATAGCGGAGTTCGAGTTATATTCTTGAACACTAGACCAAAGAGGGTCATACAAAGCGCCACTGTTACACTGCCAAATCCAGCTGTAAGATCCTCCTCGCCTTCATTGGTGTGGAATTGTCTCGTAAGGATTTGGATCCCCTTCTCAATATAGACAACATTAATGAACAACCCAAAGATGTCACAAGGAAACGCCGTCACATACTGCAATAGAGCAACTGTATTGCTAAAGGCCATGATCAAATGTAATATCATAGACCATATACAAACCCAAAACATAAATCCAAAATAATTAGTATTCAGGGGCCCAATAAGCTCATAAACCGTGTAATTGAAGATAGCGATAGGTCCGGTTACACCAACAATACATAATGGCTGCCCTGCCAGTACCCCAAAGACGACACCAGCCAGACCTGTAGAGAGTAAAACTTCATTTACTCCATAAGCATTATGGGTTTTATCGAACATATCTTGTGCAAAAGCCAAAGCAGGTAGTAGATTGTTGAAATAGGTATTCAAAACAGACGGTATCACTCGATAATCCCATGAATCTCTCCAATCCTGCCAATAGCAGGGCACTTTCTCTTGTAAGTCTAGCCAGATTCCAGCACCAGGCTTTGGAATCCTCCGTCGCCTTCGACCTTCATACACCCCATCAATAGGCTCCTTTCTTGATTCCAACGGAGTTGTATTCATTGAAGTTACGTCCTGACTGCTATCGCTTTCGAACCAGGAGACAACCCAGAGATATTTTGGTCGATCGTTGGAATGTGTTCGagtcaaagaaaaaatgaCTCTTTACGCCGGGAGCGATGTGAAGAGACCATCGACTTCACGCAATgcgaagaagaggagaacAACGCACCAGCactggatgatgaagtagCCCTTAATAACAATGCCATAAGGTTCAAAGTGGTATTCTCAGGGTCCCGAGAGGTTGTCAAGATAATGTGTGAAGAGGGAAAAAACTTTCTATTGCCTGTCATctgctcttcatcaaactGTTCAAAAATCAATCTGAAATTAAACTGTAAGGGATATATAGAAAGTTTCAATAGATGTGAAACCTTATATCAGCCATTATACCTGCAAGTAGGACAATAGAATACTCAGCCGCCTTCTTCATTGACGCTTGAGTAACGAAAGTCTGCAGTCATGCAAGTGCCTACGCGATAACCCGATGGCTAAGGACCCCGGACAAAAAGCCCACGTTTGGACTTAGATCACCACCCCTTATTATCATGATGTATTATGTATCTAGCTGAGACTACTTATTCACTACTATACTCACTCCAAGTTCTCCCTTGTAGTGAAGTTGAAGTCCTTGAGGAAAAAACCGTATAGGACCCAGGACGGCCAGATAGTGCACATGTGCCATAAGGCATGAGAATCGATTTGCCATTTGTAGCTGAAGAAGTCGAATAGCTCGAAAGACATAGCCATCGCCGTGGATCCGACTAATAATACGGGTACTATGCAGAGGTTGAAGACGAGTGTTTGACGCTTTTCGTAGGGTCCTGCACGTTTGTGGCTCTGTGTTGACCGTAGAGTATTGTAATTTTGGTATGCTAGTAGAATCAGCAGCAGATACTGCAGCACACCGAAGAATATGTTGAACCTCATGTTGTATGTGTAGGACCAGTCTATGTAGAGTCGTAGCAGATGAAGGGCAAATATTAGGACAACGGACCAGGAGAATAACTTCGCCATCTGAGGATGTTTGTCGAGTCTTGTCATTCTAGAGAAGATAGCATGGAATGCTGTCAGGACAGTGCCTCCTGCAAAGAAGTAATCGAGGATCTCGGTGATCAACAGGTCTCGccagtgaaaaattgtgCTAGCGGTCCATGCTAACATCCCAGCCATTGCCACATATGTGTAGTTTCGCAACAAcagtattcttcttctatcGCCTCTATTCTCTAGCCTGTGTATCGTTTCGGTCAATTGCTGGTAGCCATGATAATGTGCGATAAAATTTCCAATGCTAAACAGCGTGGAAAACAACTCCTGGGTAGTGAGTAGTCTCAAGAATGGCCATTTCCcatgaaattgataaatttcCTCCTCGTTCTGTATTCTCAGCTGCGTAACGATCTGCTGGCACTGATAATCACAGTCCGAGATACAATCCCAAGCGAAAAATGTTGAAAGCAGCAAAGGACGGTCATCAAATCTGTAGTCACTAAACTCGTTAGTTGAAGGGTCGATATACCCGATCTGTGAGCCAGgacaagatttttcaaactcaCATGCATATTTACAATCCTGAAATTTGTCCAAATTATCCCCTGGGGAAGCAATCGCCACAGAAGCCAGGAGCCATGGCACAATCAATTGGGTTCTCATACAAACGTTTGACGACTCTCAATGCCTCGATCTTGAGCACCTTTGTTAGTGACTCTCGAATCTTTCGAAGTAACTTAACTGGAAGGAATCATTGGTGACGTAGTGCACGTGAGATGAGCAACTGCCTAGATTTGACCAGAAACGAGGTTATATCGCCATGCTTGTTCAATGTATCCAGTAGCTGTCTCTTGATttcctcgtcatcaagTTCCGGAGTCGATTGCAGGATGGTGAAGTCTTCGCTCGAAACATCCAGCGTTATATCACACAGGCGGGCCATATCCTGGTCGTCAAACTGGCGGAACTCGAAATGAAGGGTCCCTGGTTGAGAAGCATCAATTTGCATTCCTAGAAGCCTTTCGTAAAGTTTCAGCTCTGGATTATCACGCTGCCGTTGCTTCATCATTCTTTCCTTCTGTTTTCTGAtctcttgctctttcttttcCAGCATTAGGTCCAGCTCGGTGGATTCCTCTAATATGGCTGTCCTTTGTGACTCCAATTGGTGCTTCCTCTGTTGGAAACCTTCCAATCTGTTTTTAGTATCGTCGGCATCTTTTCTAAATGTGTCCCTCTCGATCTCCAGAGCCTCTTGCTCGTTTTGTAGCCTGCTGAATCTCTCTGATATTACCCTTTGTCGACTCTGtagttcttcaacttcatctctATACCTTTGGACAGATTCCAGCACTGTACTCATCCGTTCGTTCAACGTCTCATGGATCCTGCGCTCAAACTCGTCCAAACGCGATCGGAACTCTGTGAATTGACCAATGGTCTGCTGCATCGCCCTTCTAAGCTATAGAAAATTCTTTGACCCTGCAAACAGGCTATCTTGCCTGTATTTCACTTTGTTGGTTGTTGCATGAAGTGGCGGCTCTGTGTTATTATTACGCGATGCTTTCACAACACTAACCATTGGATCGGATAAAGAAAGATACCATAaaactcattgaaaagcCTTCTCTGAGACGTTTAATGAGCCAGAATAATTTGGAAAGGGCTGATGATGAGGTCAGGAAAGAAGCGCCTAGTATAAAGTTTCTTACGTTCAATACTTGGGGGCTAAAGTGGGTGTCGAAATACAGAAAGCAGAGATTGCGAGCTATCGCAGATGAGCTGGCTGGCAAATCATGCTCCGTTCCACTACCTGGTATTGAGTCTTCTGGAGCAGATGATCGGTACGATGTTGTAGCTTTACAGGAGATTTGGtgcaaagaagattgggATTACATAGCGGCAACGTGCGCTGAAGCTTTCCCTTACCAAAGAATATTTTACTCTGGGATTCTTGCTGGACCTGGACTGGCCATATTGTCAAGAATCCCTATCGAATCGACGTTTCTATACCGTTTTCCAATTAATGGTAGACCCAGTGCCGTACACCGGGGTGATTGGTATGTGGGCAAGTCTGTAGCCATCACTCTGCTACAACCGGTGGATAAGATGACCCATCCCGTGGCCATAATGAACAGCCATATGCATGCTCCGTATGCGTTGACCGGAGATGCAGCATATGCCTGTCACAGGTCTTGTCAGGCATGGGATTTCAGTAAATTGGCAAACCTATACAAGAAGGCAGGCTATGCAGTAATCATCTCAGGAGATTTAAATTCAAGGCCCGGATCGTTGCCTCACAAATTTCTTACAATGGAAACGGGACTGGTTGATTCGTGGGAGCAACTTAGCGGTAAGCAGGATCTACAAGTAGTCGCAAGGTTGAATCCTCTAGAACAGATCAAATACGGTTGTACCACTTGCGATTCGTTGCTTAATACATGGAGGGCATCTCGTAAACCCGACGAGGCTTGCAGACTTGACTATGCTCTAATTGATCCTGAGAGACTGCAAACGACACAGGCAGGGGTCAGATTTACCAATAGATTACCTAATGTTGGCAGTTTTTCCGACCATTTTGCCTACACTTGCactttgaaacttttaccaaagaaagaacCTGTCACCGTCGACATTGCCAGTGATAGCAAGGATTCCAGAGACCTCTTATTGCAGCGGTATGCCAATTACGACGAGATGATTCAGTGTTTAGCAAGCTATTCAGTCGTCGCCGCAAGGCAAAAATTTCTTCGTGGAGTCCATTTTTACTTCTCAATCCTACTACTTATCGGTGCTTTGGTAGTGACCACTTTCACTGCCAATTTGGCCGGCTGGTCATCTATCTTCTGGGTACTTTTCGCAGTGGTAGTCTCTATAACCGGAACGATTGACGGCATGATCTCCTTCCTgtttggaagaaaagagacCAGAGCTCTCAAGGAGGTAGAGGAAGAGGTTCTCTGTGCCCAAAGATACATGAGGACCTTGCTAAAGGAGAAGACGAAGTAGCAGGGTTTTTTATCCTATCTGTTATGATTATTATAGAGCTTAGACTGCCATTTTTTATAGAGAACCAGTGGCACTTCAAAAATTAAAATAAGATTTAAAACAAATTAAGTGGGCACTGAGAAACATCTTTTGGCCACCATGAACAGTCACATATTTAAATAATGCTGTGTTTGTATTTACTGACAGTTTGCGGATCGCCTTCATTTTCCCACAAGGCGTAGCCGCAAGCTCAGAGGAAAGGGTCCTCAACCAACGAATCTCGGTGTCTTCACGAACAACTAAACTTCGAAGCGCACATAATGCTTGTTAATCATTCCCTCGGAACGGCGCTGGTAGTTCAATAATTTCCTTTTGGCTTGAGATATATATTTTGAGCTGTCCTGATCGAGATCGAAGATGAATCTGGCCACAAAGGGGAGGAAATCTGGCGAGTCAAGCTCACACAATATATCCCAAGAAAGTGTTGGTACTGGTAAGTTGCTGACTGCTCTAATACCTCAAAGACGGCTGTCAAAATCTATAGCCAGCCTCAAACCCGGTAGAAATGGAAAGGGAAGAACAGCTTCCATTGGTTCagatggagaagaaatggtcCGCAGTGATTCAGATGATACCGGGGGTTACGATGTTGCGAAATCTAGAtttatgatgaagagtATTGCAGACTTATTGACTACGGCTAGTGTCTATGCTGGTATGGATGATGCTCAGGAGGCGGACGACTTGGCACAAGATTTGACGCAGAACGACAAGGATCGCAGAAATGAGGACGATGATTTACTAGGAAGGCAGCAGAAAGATAGTAATGATGAAGTTCAGGCAGATTCTGAGGGGGGACCTGTTCGTCTGGCTGCTACGAGAAAACCTACACTTTTCTCGTTCTCGGTAGTACCGACTGAGAAGATGGAGTCTGCGATGGGCTCCGACCAGGCTTTCAAGAGGAAAATTATTAAGAAGTTACTTGAACATTTCAAACTTGATCAAAACGAAGAGCTGTTGAAGGATTACTCAGCGTGGCTTTTGAAGGATGTTTTAGTTCAGGGAAATCTACTGGTCACTTCTAGACacattcttttctttgcatATTTACCAAAGAACCCTGGGACGATCAAATTAAGTGGAAACTTGAACATACGATCCACCCTTAGAACGTCTGTTCGTTATTGGTGTATTctgaaagatcaaactctttcacTTTACAATTCGCCGACCGAAGTATATTTCCCAGTTCTCACAATAGATTTGAGCAATACAACAAGTATACATCTCGAAAAGAGATCATCTTCTGATGACCCAAACACGACCTTTAAGGTGCATAATAATGGAAGAACTTATGTCTTTAACGCCGACACGGAATACTCTGCAAGGGCTTGGTGTAATTCACTAAAGAAACAGCAATTTGCAGCTCAAAATACGGAGAATGATTCTGTGAGTGTCAAGATACCGTTAGCAAACATCATTGACCTTGATGATCAAGCCATTGTTAAGCAAGCTTTGACTGTGCGGATACGTGCCTTGGAGAGTGCTCATTCGTTcgcaattgatgattttcaCTTTGTATTCCTTGAC
The window above is part of the Torulaspora delbrueckii CBS 1146 chromosome 3, complete genome genome. Proteins encoded here:
- the ISC1 gene encoding inositol phosphosphingolipid phospholipase (similar to Saccharomyces cerevisiae ISC1 (YER019W); ancestral locus Anc_1.70); translated protein: MSQNNLERADDEVRKEAPSIKFLTFNTWGLKWVSKYRKQRLRAIADELAGKSCSVPLPGIESSGADDRYDVVALQEIWCKEDWDYIAATCAEAFPYQRIFYSGILAGPGLAILSRIPIESTFLYRFPINGRPSAVHRGDWYVGKSVAITLLQPVDKMTHPVAIMNSHMHAPYALTGDAAYACHRSCQAWDFSKLANLYKKAGYAVIISGDLNSRPGSLPHKFLTMETGLVDSWEQLSGKQDLQVVARLNPLEQIKYGCTTCDSLLNTWRASRKPDEACRLDYALIDPERLQTTQAGVRFTNRLPNVGSFSDHFAYTCTLKLLPKKEPVTVDIASDSKDSRDLLLQRYANYDEMIQCLASYSVVAARQKFLRGVHFYFSILLLIGALVVTTFTANLAGWSSIFWVLFAVVVSITGTIDGMISFLFGRKETRALKEVEEEVLCAQRYMRTLLKEKTK
- the BOR1 gene encoding Bor1p (similar to Saccharomyces cerevisiae BOR1 (YNL275W); ancestral locus Anc_1.73); protein product: MNTTPLESRKEPIDGVYEGRRRRRIPKPGAGIWLDLQEKVPCYWQDWRDSWDYRVIPSVLNTYFNNLLPALAFAQDMFDKTHNAYGVNEVLLSTGLAGVVFGVLAGQPLCIVGVTGPIAIFNYTVYELIGPLNTNYFGFMFWVCIWSMILHLIMAFSNTVALLQYVTAFPCDIFGLFINVVYIEKGIQILTRQFHTNEGEEDLTAGFGSVTVALCMTLFGLVFKNITRTPLLTHRLRIFIADYSTPLSVLFWSAFTHFGGYLDDVHFQKVPISKSFYPTDKVNRNASTWLAYQKIPVKDVFIALPFGIILTLLFYFDHNVSSLMAQRFEYKLKKNASFHYDFALLGITTGVSGVLGIPAPNGLIPQAPLHTESLLVHDENGKVARCVEQRFTNTVQGLMAIGTMTRPLLVCLGQIPQAVLSGLFFIMGIEGLLHNEIIARILCLFTETKKRDPQSILNHVSRKKLVIFLCFSLAGFVGEFAITNTIAAIGFPLVLLLTVIIRMVFPKIFTKEELNVLDHNATEEFTVKNTFARQSLWFKQIKQFRSKLVGSINISISLHYHAGLPSRIK
- the PER1 gene encoding Per1p (similar to Saccharomyces cerevisiae PER1 (YCR044C); ancestral locus Anc_1.72), whose translation is MRTQLIVPWLLASVAIASPGDNLDKFQDCKYACEFEKSCPGSQIGYIDPSTNEFSDYRFDDRPLLLSTFFAWDCISDCDYQCQQIVTQLRIQNEEEIYQFHGKWPFLRLLTTQELFSTLFSIGNFIAHYHGYQQLTETIHRLENRGDRRRILLLRNYTYVAMAGMLAWTASTIFHWRDLLITEILDYFFAGGTVLTAFHAIFSRMTRLDKHPQMAKLFSWSVVLIFALHLLRLYIDWSYTYNMRFNIFFGVLQYLLLILLAYQNYNTLRSTQSHKRAGPYEKRQTLVFNLCIVPVLLVGSTAMAMSFELFDFFSYKWQIDSHALWHMCTIWPSWVLYGFFLKDFNFTTRENLE
- the SPC25 gene encoding kinetochore-associated Ndc80 complex subunit SPC25 (similar to Saccharomyces cerevisiae SPC25 (YER018C); ancestral locus Anc_1.71) produces the protein MQQTIGQFTEFRSRLDEFERRIHETLNERMSTVLESVQRYRDEVEELQSRQRVISERFSRLQNEQEALEIERDTFRKDADDTKNRLEGFQQRKHQLESQRTAILEESTELDLMLEKKEQEIRKQKERMMKQRQRDNPELKLYERLLGMQIDASQPGTLHFEFRQFDDQDMARLCDITLDVSSEDFTILQSTPELDDEEIKRQLLDTLNKHGDITSFLVKSRQLLISRALRHQ
- the TDEL0C06280 gene encoding uncharacterized protein (similar to Saccharomyces cerevisiae YCR043C; ancestral locus Anc_1.74); translated protein: MIPPPIDAVLLHEHAYQDTGDLSYVLNLETFTDDGGYKPILKYGLGFFNYDLALTSEVYDRSWIEMFRFHLYENFAFYFLIFLALFLLWALVMVAQLNHAGQMVFGKNKKFEKEDDLEYHHIKV